A segment of the Nitrospina gracilis 3/211 genome:
ACCAAAAAGCCGATGATCGTGGACGGCGACACCGGCGGCGATCCCAACATGTTCGAATACACCGTGTCGAAACTGGAACGCGCAGGGGTCTCCGCCGTCATCATTGAAGACAAGGTGTTCCCCAAGCGCAACAGCCTGGAGGCCGGCACCACACAGACCCTGCAGGAACCGCAGGCCTTCGCTTACAAGATCAAACGGGGCAAGGCCGTACAGATGACCGACGACTTCATGATCATCGCCCGGCTGGAAAGCCTGATCGCAGGACTGGGACTCGACGACGCCCTCGACCGCGCCCGCGCCTATCTGGAAGCCGGGGCCGACGGCATCATGATCCATTCCAAATCCAAGGACCCCTCGGAGATCCTCGAGTTTGCAAAACGCTACCAGAGTCTCCTCGCTGAATTGGAGATGGACAAGCCTTTGGTCTGCGTGCCGACCACGTACAACAACATCGTCGAGGAAGAACTCAAACAGTCGGGTTTCCACATCGTCATCTACGCCAACCACCTTTTGCGCACCGCGTACAAGTCGATGCTCGAAACCGCGCGCACCATTCTGCTCAACCAGCGTTCGTTCGAAGCCGATCCAATGTGCGCTCCCTTACGCGATATTTTCGATGCCGTGGGTTTTCTTGACGTGAAGGAAAAAGACCGGCTCGACGAATCCAACAAGAACACGCCGGTCATCATCCCGGCGGCGGGCCGTGCCCCGGACCTGGAGAAAGTCATCGGGAACGCACCGAAAGCGATGATCGATATCGCCGGAAAAACCCTGCTCGCACGCCAGATCAAATCGCTCAATATCAACCGCCTCACCGACATCACCGTGGTCACGGGTCACGGCAAGGACCAGATGCGGGCGGAGGGTGTGAGCTTCATCGAGGCTCCGGATTACGAAAAGAACACCGAGCTCGACAGCATCCTCGCCGCGGAAGACAAGATGTCCAACGGCTTCATCATGCTGTACTCCGACATCCTGGTCGAATATGGCGTGTTCGCCAACCTCCTGGCTTCGCGCGAAGACATCGTGCTTGTGGTGGACAATTCGATCCAGTACCTCGACTCGGTGGACGGCAAGGCCACGGATTACGTCATCAGCCGTAACAAGAGGAACCTCGGACGGCGCGCCATCAACTTCGACTACCAGAACACCATCGCCAAGATCGGCAAGAAGATCGATCCCGCGCTGGCCACGCACGAGTTCATCGGGCTGGCCAAGTTCACCAAAACCGGCGCCGAGCAGTTCCTCGAAACTTATCACGACGTGCGGCAGAACCTGCGGGGCCAGATCCAGGAAGCGGAAGACGTCTCCAAGTTCCGCCTCACCGACCTCGTGCAGGAGATGATCGACCGCGGCTTCAACGTGCATTACCTCGAAATCCACAAAGGCTGGCTGGAGATTCATTTCCCGCAGGATATCGAACTGGCCAACGAGTTGTTCGTTTCCACCACATCCGATGCGCCGCAGATTCCCACCCCTTGACTTATTCGGCAGGTTGCTTATCATCCCTCAACCGGTTTTGCCGGTCTGAAACGAACCCACGAGAACACGCATGCGCTATTCGCAGTTACTGATTCCCACTCTTAAAGAAGCGCCTTCCGATGCGGAAGTCATCAGCCACAAGCTGATGGTGCGCGCGGGGATGATCCGCCAGCTCGCCAGCGGCATCTATTCGATTTTGCCGCTCGGCCTGCGCGTGTTGAGGAAAGTTGAACAGATCATCCGCGAGGAGATGAACGCCATCGGCGGGCAGGAGGTGTTCCTGCCCAGCATCCAGCCGGCGGAGTTGTGGCAGGAAAGCGGGCGCTGGGATTTCTACGGCAAGGAACTGCTCCGCATCATCGACCGTCACGACCGCAAATTCTGTTACGGGCCCACGCACGAGGAAGTCATCACCGACATCGTCCGCCGCGAGGTGCGCTCCTACCGCCAGTTGCCGCTCGTGCTGTACCAGATTCAGACCAAGTTCCGCGACGAAGTGCGGCCGCGTTTCGGTGTCATGCGCGGACGCGAGTTCACCATGAAAGACGCGTACAGTTTTCACGCCAGCGAACAGGATGTGCAGAAAACCTATGAGGACATGAAGACCGCCTACAACAACGTGTTCAAACGGTGCGGACTCGATTTCAAAATGGTGGAAGCCGACAGCGGCACCATCGGCGGCAGCTTCTCGCACGAGTTCATGGTGCTGGCATCTTCCGGCGAAGACGCGGTGGTGTTCTGCGACGCCTGCGGCTACGCCTCGAATCTCGAAAAAGCCGGCGCCCGGCCGCCTGCAAACGGTACTGGATCCGATGGATCGGAACCGCTTGCGGAGGTCTCGACGCCCGGACAGAAAACCATCGAGGCGGTGACGACGTTCCTTAAAGTACCGCCGCAGAAACTGGTGAAGACGCTCATCCTTGAAAACGAAAAAGGTCTGGTAGCCGGGTTGGTACGCGGCGACCGGCAGTTGAATCCAGTCAAACTGAAAAACCTGATCGACTGCGAATGGCTGCACCCGGCGAGCGAGGAGTCGATCAAGGAACAAACCGGGCTGCCCGTCGGCTACGTCGGTCCCGTCAACCTGCCCCTGCCCGTATTCGCCGATCATGAAGTGGCGGCCATGCAGGATTTCGTCACAGGCGCGAACAAAACCGACGCACACTTCACCGGCGTGCAGTTTGGACGCGACCTTCAGGTCGAACAGGTCGGCGACCTGCGCACGGTGGAGGAAGGCGACCCCTGCCCGCACTGCGACGGCGGCACCTACCAGATCCGCCGCGGCATCGAGGTCGGACACATCTTCATCCTCGGCACCAAGTACAGTACAGCGATGAAAGCCGGGTTCCTCGACGAAAACGGCAAGGAAAAAACGCTGGTGATGGGGTGCTACGGCATCGGTGTCGGCCGCACCGCCGCCGCGGCCATCGAGCAGAACCACGACGACAAGGGCATCGTCTGGCCCGCACCGTTGGCCCCGTTCCAGGTGGTGATCCTGCCCACCAACTATTCCGACGAGAAGGTGAAAGACGCCGCCGACACCGCCTACCGCCGGCTCACCGAGCTGGGCGTGGAGGTGCTGCTGGACGACCGCTCCGACCGGCTGGGGGTCAAGTTCAAGGATGCCGAATTGATCGGGTTCCCCCTGCAGTTGGTCATCGGTCCCAAAAATCTGGAGCAGGGTGAAATCGAGGTTAAAACCCGGCGTACAGGAGAGTCCGCCAACCACCCCTTCCCCGCCATTCTGGAAAAAATCCCGGCGCAGCTTTCGGAACTCTGATTTTGCTCCCGGCCCTTCCGTTTCATGAAATTAGCTTGCAAGCTCCGCCGAATTTCGGTTAAAATTTACACAAATTGAGCGGTCTGCATTGATGGCGGGCTTCCAGCCCGCTTTTTTTGTATCGAATCATGCAAACCGTACGTCAAAATTCCCGAGCATATTGAACGGAATTTTGACAACCATGCAAACTGGCAACCGGCCACACCATGTCCAAAGGCTCAATACCACAAGCAGTTGAATCGCTGGTGGAGCCCGTTATTCTGGCCCAGGGTCTGGAGCTGGTGGATGTCGAATACAGACGCGAGGGTCGAAACTGGATCCTGCGTATTTACATCGACAAGCCCGGAGGTGTGGGTGTGGAGGACTGCAAGAAAGTCAGCCGCATGGTGGAAGATATGATTGAAGTGGACGATATTGTCCGCACGCATTACATCCTGGAAGTGTCGTCGCCGGGTCTGGACCGGCCGCTGAAAAAGGAAAAGGATTTTCGGCGCTATTTGGGCAAGAAGGTCCAGATCACCACCTATGCCCCGATCGGCGACCGCAGAAACTTCAAGGGTACTCTGAAAAACTTTGAGGACGGCGATGTGCACGTGGATGCGCAGGGGCAGACCTTTGCCATTCCGCTCAACAACATCGCCTCCGCCCGTTTGGAAATCGAATTCAAATTATGACCTCTGAAGTCATCCACATCATTGACCAGTTGTGCCGGGAAAAGGGTATCGACCGCGACGTGCTGATCGATGCTCTCAAGAGCGCGGTGGAAGCTGCCGTACGCAAAAAACTGCCGGACCTCGAAACCCTGCAAAGCCATTTCAACGAAGAAACCGGCGAGGTGGAAATCCTGACCGAGCGCACTGTCGTCTCCCGGGTCAGCGATCCGGAAACACAGATCACCAAAAAGCAGGCGCAGAAGCTGTATCCCGACGCGGAGAACGGGGACGTCGTGCTGGTGAAACGGGAACTGGAGGACTTGGGTCGCATCGCCGCGCAACTGGCAAAGCAGGTCATCCTGCAGAAGGTGCGGGAAGCGGAAATTGAAATCCTGTACAACGAATTCATCGACAAGAAAGACGACCTCATCAACGGCATCGTGCAACGCTTTGAGCACGGCGACATCATCGTGGATCTGGGCAAGGCGGAGGGCATTCTTCCACGACGGGAACAGGTGTTTCGCGAATCCTTCAACCGTGGTGACCGCGTGCGCGCCTATGTTCTTGACGTTCGCAAGACGGCGAAGAACACGCTGGTGATCCTTTCACGCACCCACGTCGGCCTCATCAAGCGCCTGTTCGAACTGGAGGTTCCGGAAATCAGCGAAGGCATGGTGGAGATCATGGGGATCGTGCGCGAGCCCAACGGCCGGACCAAAATCGCGGTGCGCACCAACGACCGCGACATCGACGCCGTCGGCGCCTGCGTCGGCATGCGTGGCCTGCGCGTTCAGTCCATCGTGCAGGAATTACGCGGCGAGAAAATCGACATCGTCGAGTTCTCGGAAGACCCGGAAATCTTCATCCGTAACGCTCTCAGTCCGGCGAAGATTTCGCGCATCCTGATGAACAAGGACGAAAAGCAGATGACCATCATTGTCGCCGACGACCAGATGTCGCTGGCCATCGGTAAAAAGGGGCAGAACGTGCGCCTCGCCGCCAAGCTGGTCAAATGGAAGATCGATATCAAAGGGGAATCGGAGGCCGGCGGTCTGCTGGAAGCACCCAGCCTGTTTCAGACTTCAACATCCTCCAAGGAGGACTTTTTCGAGATTC
Coding sequences within it:
- the aepX gene encoding phosphoenolpyruvate mutase, giving the protein MTLLNKTLPEERRGKLKHMLAQGQLVRAIEAHNGLSGIIADNARIEGQDADGNQVVREFDAIWESSLTDSASKGHPDIEVISFDSRLHTIHEILAVTKKPMIVDGDTGGDPNMFEYTVSKLERAGVSAVIIEDKVFPKRNSLEAGTTQTLQEPQAFAYKIKRGKAVQMTDDFMIIARLESLIAGLGLDDALDRARAYLEAGADGIMIHSKSKDPSEILEFAKRYQSLLAELEMDKPLVCVPTTYNNIVEEELKQSGFHIVIYANHLLRTAYKSMLETARTILLNQRSFEADPMCAPLRDIFDAVGFLDVKEKDRLDESNKNTPVIIPAAGRAPDLEKVIGNAPKAMIDIAGKTLLARQIKSLNINRLTDITVVTGHGKDQMRAEGVSFIEAPDYEKNTELDSILAAEDKMSNGFIMLYSDILVEYGVFANLLASREDIVLVVDNSIQYLDSVDGKATDYVISRNKRNLGRRAINFDYQNTIAKIGKKIDPALATHEFIGLAKFTKTGAEQFLETYHDVRQNLRGQIQEAEDVSKFRLTDLVQEMIDRGFNVHYLEIHKGWLEIHFPQDIELANELFVSTTSDAPQIPTP
- a CDS encoding proline--tRNA ligase, coding for MRYSQLLIPTLKEAPSDAEVISHKLMVRAGMIRQLASGIYSILPLGLRVLRKVEQIIREEMNAIGGQEVFLPSIQPAELWQESGRWDFYGKELLRIIDRHDRKFCYGPTHEEVITDIVRREVRSYRQLPLVLYQIQTKFRDEVRPRFGVMRGREFTMKDAYSFHASEQDVQKTYEDMKTAYNNVFKRCGLDFKMVEADSGTIGGSFSHEFMVLASSGEDAVVFCDACGYASNLEKAGARPPANGTGSDGSEPLAEVSTPGQKTIEAVTTFLKVPPQKLVKTLILENEKGLVAGLVRGDRQLNPVKLKNLIDCEWLHPASEESIKEQTGLPVGYVGPVNLPLPVFADHEVAAMQDFVTGANKTDAHFTGVQFGRDLQVEQVGDLRTVEEGDPCPHCDGGTYQIRRGIEVGHIFILGTKYSTAMKAGFLDENGKEKTLVMGCYGIGVGRTAAAAIEQNHDDKGIVWPAPLAPFQVVILPTNYSDEKVKDAADTAYRRLTELGVEVLLDDRSDRLGVKFKDAELIGFPLQLVIGPKNLEQGEIEVKTRRTGESANHPFPAILEKIPAQLSEL
- the rimP gene encoding ribosome maturation factor RimP — translated: MSKGSIPQAVESLVEPVILAQGLELVDVEYRREGRNWILRIYIDKPGGVGVEDCKKVSRMVEDMIEVDDIVRTHYILEVSSPGLDRPLKKEKDFRRYLGKKVQITTYAPIGDRRNFKGTLKNFEDGDVHVDAQGQTFAIPLNNIASARLEIEFKL
- the nusA gene encoding transcription termination factor NusA, whose protein sequence is MTSEVIHIIDQLCREKGIDRDVLIDALKSAVEAAVRKKLPDLETLQSHFNEETGEVEILTERTVVSRVSDPETQITKKQAQKLYPDAENGDVVLVKRELEDLGRIAAQLAKQVILQKVREAEIEILYNEFIDKKDDLINGIVQRFEHGDIIVDLGKAEGILPRREQVFRESFNRGDRVRAYVLDVRKTAKNTLVILSRTHVGLIKRLFELEVPEISEGMVEIMGIVREPNGRTKIAVRTNDRDIDAVGACVGMRGLRVQSIVQELRGEKIDIVEFSEDPEIFIRNALSPAKISRILMNKDEKQMTIIVADDQMSLAIGKKGQNVRLAAKLVKWKIDIKGESEAGGLLEAPSLFQTSTSSKEDFFEILKNTKGFGEKIVSILFNDNIVSFDEVVKRGTAGMQELPGIGPKKAESLVEFAEEQIAKRPKATEPAPSAPPAVVNKAEEDDNLVYTSPSLKKPSLESGFLDSLAEAAETLEEKDETATVSAPEETAAEEAVPVPAEEETVSANNNEEEEEEQELGLEALAGVPPSIIDALADNGFQTVAELSVTSVEELTVIEGIDEDTAQAIITQAKLLMEKYENV